The following are from one region of the Mycolicibacterium helvum genome:
- a CDS encoding beta strand repeat-containing protein has product MTNYKIDQSLDTIDNQLDALVANPVAGSPARWVPDLIGILHLFVTSAIPGYSFSDTLNAWGDFLNRVVPPFTIDSAASTFGIITPYKIMAAAVAGTATVFTDMLNGTYDPAQIEIDVIKTTTGATVTRSDLSDSTSLDTKIAASVALGGGVYSSPAEAWNTVLPTWTAAQVNPFTIVTYVVLVALYKRFQEMAALQTFTVGTQYNSGTPYTLGLTPETASEYANGSFSAVDENGNSVSFAPADGNTYTSAWGGLVTINTYGGGYTYTNTLPGVAFFAAGAAGQSDTVSIPVTSVDGAPYTLTFQIKILTVANTPSPGDSTFTTSTTYNSGYPSTIDLGSVGTRSEYAYGTFHAVDQNGVAASFSPASGNTYTSAWGALVTINSATGGFSYTQTTPGAAYFHAGTSANPYDTVQVTVQGADGKNYLVTEKIQIVGGVNSAPTVSSTVGSADTLGVVRGTVNGSDSDGDTLTYSLVGSSVNGLSGNSAYTKNGANNGGIVTLNSTTGAFTYASTSTAGASQSFQVQVADGHGGNTVTTVTVPNTSSITPSNVNTSTPNVVTGSVPAPTADTGMFTYSLGTAPTKGTVTFNSTTGAFTYTRNSGLGHTGGLADSFTVIATDANGRAVTLTVPVTPTVTNTAPTLTLTNAPTVGSLSGSTNDTGSATSTQTSTGKFTATDADGDTLTYSATTGSQGGTLTFNSDGSFTYTGTLSNTVRHAAAKIGATSAGMNDTFTVTVSDGYGGTANYTLSVPIYAINSAPVITGFGGITCAFYACTVGTMTISDPDGDSIPNTKITAGTGAGYTLATGSVTVWGSGTTTISWSAGGTFGTTATANTFTVYDGYYTVTNGVVNVGTPSKFWAQWAAGSGTRTTGN; this is encoded by the coding sequence GTGACCAATTACAAAATTGATCAGAGTCTCGACACCATCGACAATCAGCTCGACGCCTTGGTCGCGAATCCGGTCGCAGGCAGTCCGGCGCGGTGGGTTCCCGATCTCATCGGCATACTGCACCTTTTCGTCACCTCGGCGATCCCCGGCTATTCGTTCAGTGACACCCTCAACGCGTGGGGCGACTTCCTGAACCGGGTAGTGCCGCCGTTCACCATCGACTCAGCGGCGAGCACCTTCGGCATCATCACGCCGTACAAGATCATGGCTGCAGCCGTCGCCGGGACGGCGACGGTCTTCACGGACATGCTGAACGGCACCTATGACCCGGCCCAGATCGAGATTGACGTCATCAAGACGACCACCGGGGCGACCGTCACCAGGTCTGACCTCAGTGACTCCACCAGTCTGGACACCAAGATCGCCGCTTCGGTAGCCCTCGGCGGTGGCGTGTACAGCAGCCCGGCAGAGGCGTGGAATACGGTGTTGCCGACTTGGACTGCCGCCCAGGTGAATCCGTTCACGATCGTGACCTACGTGGTGCTGGTCGCCTTGTACAAGCGGTTCCAGGAGATGGCCGCCCTACAGACCTTTACGGTCGGTACTCAGTACAACTCCGGAACCCCTTACACCCTCGGGTTGACCCCCGAGACGGCTTCCGAGTACGCGAACGGATCGTTCAGTGCGGTCGATGAGAACGGGAACTCGGTGAGCTTCGCGCCCGCGGACGGGAACACGTACACGTCGGCGTGGGGGGGATTGGTCACGATCAACACCTACGGCGGTGGATACACGTACACCAACACGCTTCCCGGCGTGGCCTTCTTCGCGGCGGGCGCGGCCGGTCAGTCCGACACGGTGAGCATTCCGGTGACGTCCGTGGACGGTGCTCCCTACACGCTGACCTTCCAGATCAAGATCCTCACTGTTGCGAACACTCCGTCGCCCGGGGACAGCACTTTCACCACGAGCACCACCTACAACTCCGGCTATCCGTCGACCATCGATTTGGGCAGCGTGGGAACGCGTTCGGAGTACGCGTACGGCACGTTTCATGCGGTCGATCAGAATGGCGTCGCGGCGAGCTTCTCGCCGGCGTCCGGGAACACCTACACATCGGCCTGGGGTGCCCTGGTCACGATCAACAGTGCGACCGGCGGTTTCTCGTACACCCAGACAACTCCCGGTGCCGCGTACTTCCACGCGGGAACCTCGGCCAACCCGTACGACACCGTCCAGGTGACCGTACAGGGGGCCGACGGCAAGAACTACCTGGTCACCGAGAAGATTCAGATCGTCGGAGGGGTGAACAGCGCCCCAACCGTGTCCAGCACTGTCGGCAGCGCGGACACGCTGGGCGTGGTGCGCGGCACCGTCAACGGTAGTGACTCCGACGGCGATACCCTCACGTACTCCCTGGTGGGTTCGTCGGTCAACGGACTGAGCGGCAACTCCGCCTACACCAAAAACGGCGCCAACAACGGCGGCATCGTCACGCTCAACTCGACGACCGGCGCCTTCACCTACGCATCGACGTCGACAGCCGGCGCCTCCCAGAGCTTCCAGGTGCAGGTCGCCGACGGCCACGGTGGCAATACCGTCACGACGGTTACGGTGCCCAACACCAGCTCGATCACTCCGTCCAACGTCAACACCTCCACGCCGAACGTCGTCACCGGCTCGGTGCCGGCCCCGACCGCGGACACCGGAATGTTCACCTACAGTCTGGGCACCGCCCCGACGAAGGGAACGGTGACGTTCAACTCGACCACCGGCGCCTTCACTTACACGCGCAACTCGGGTCTGGGGCACACCGGTGGGCTTGCCGACTCGTTCACCGTGATCGCCACCGACGCCAACGGCCGCGCGGTCACCCTGACCGTGCCCGTCACTCCGACTGTCACCAACACCGCGCCCACATTGACGCTCACCAACGCCCCGACCGTGGGGTCGTTGTCCGGGTCCACGAACGACACTGGCTCAGCTACGTCGACGCAGACCAGCACCGGGAAGTTCACGGCAACCGACGCGGACGGCGACACGCTGACGTACAGCGCGACCACCGGCTCCCAGGGCGGCACGCTCACGTTCAACTCGGACGGCAGCTTCACCTACACCGGGACCCTGTCAAACACAGTCCGTCACGCGGCCGCCAAGATCGGTGCCACTTCCGCGGGCATGAATGACACATTCACCGTCACGGTCAGCGACGGCTATGGCGGCACTGCCAACTACACACTCAGTGTGCCGATCTACGCGATCAATAGCGCGCCCGTGATAACCGGCTTCGGCGGGATTACCTGCGCCTTCTACGCCTGCACGGTGGGCACGATGACGATCAGCGATCCCGATGGCGACAGCATTCCCAACACGAAGATAACCGCCGGGACAGGTGCTGGGTACACCCTCGCCACCGGATCTGTCACTGTCTGGGGCTCCGGCACGACCACCATCTCGTGGAGCGCCGGCGGCACGTTCGGTACTACAGCGACTGCCAACACCTTCACCGTTTACGACGGCTACTACACCGTCACCAACGGTGTGGTCAACGTCGGCACCCCGTCGAAGTTCTGGGCGCAATGGGCCGCCGGCTCGGGCACCAGGACCACCGGCAACTGA
- the mgtE gene encoding magnesium transporter — MKSPGLDVGVLGVLPVRAAQLDSPEAVDAWLRSAGSVERSRQVGAMSRARLTSFVSLLDATTGPELLGSIDTDLATRIVGAADTAQAARWMKAIETDEAAEILRRLSNSTRDTLLDQIGGPQAEVLREVLRWPPTSVAAHMLPDVFTIPDSITAAEAEELVRTQSAQVRGRARHGALIYVTDAERRLIGFLDFQDLVLAHPDQPIAELSSQDPVWVRPLVDAEQAAQSLVDYDLAALPVIDDQRRLLGVLTADAAADIIDTEATRAAERQGGSEPLEVPYLRASPFRLWRKRIVWLLVLFAAEAYTGTVLRAFEDEMEAVVALAFFIPLLIGTGGNTGTQITTTLVRAMGTGQVRLRDLPRILAKEMSTGFLIAATMAAAAIIRAWTLGVGPEVTVTVSLTVAAIVLWASLVASVLPPLLKKCRVDPAVVSGPMIATIVDGTGLIIYFLIAHATLPQLAGL, encoded by the coding sequence ATGAAGAGTCCCGGTCTCGATGTCGGCGTGCTCGGTGTTCTGCCGGTGCGGGCCGCCCAATTGGACTCCCCCGAGGCGGTCGACGCATGGCTACGCTCGGCGGGATCCGTCGAGCGGAGCCGCCAAGTCGGCGCCATGTCCCGGGCGAGGCTGACCAGCTTCGTGTCGCTGCTCGATGCCACGACGGGCCCCGAACTGCTCGGCTCGATCGACACCGACCTGGCGACCCGCATCGTCGGTGCAGCGGACACCGCGCAAGCGGCCCGCTGGATGAAGGCCATCGAAACCGACGAAGCCGCCGAAATCCTTCGGCGGCTGAGTAATTCGACCCGTGACACGTTGCTGGACCAGATCGGTGGTCCACAGGCGGAGGTCCTGCGCGAGGTGCTGCGGTGGCCGCCGACCTCGGTTGCCGCGCACATGCTTCCCGACGTGTTCACCATCCCGGACTCGATCACAGCCGCCGAGGCGGAGGAGTTGGTCCGCACCCAGAGCGCCCAGGTGCGGGGCAGGGCCCGGCACGGTGCACTGATCTACGTGACCGACGCCGAACGCCGCCTGATCGGCTTTCTGGATTTCCAGGATCTGGTGCTGGCTCACCCAGACCAGCCGATCGCGGAACTGAGCAGCCAGGACCCCGTCTGGGTCCGTCCTCTGGTCGACGCCGAGCAGGCCGCCCAGTCGCTGGTCGACTACGACCTCGCGGCGCTGCCCGTCATCGACGACCAGCGCCGGCTGCTCGGTGTGCTCACGGCCGACGCGGCGGCCGACATCATCGACACCGAGGCGACCAGGGCCGCCGAACGCCAGGGCGGCTCCGAACCACTCGAGGTCCCGTACCTTCGCGCATCACCATTTCGGCTGTGGCGCAAGCGCATTGTGTGGCTACTCGTACTGTTCGCCGCCGAAGCGTACACCGGCACGGTGTTGCGCGCGTTCGAGGACGAGATGGAAGCCGTCGTCGCCTTGGCTTTCTTCATCCCACTGCTGATCGGCACGGGCGGCAACACCGGGACCCAGATCACCACGACGCTTGTGCGTGCCATGGGAACCGGCCAGGTACGCCTGCGTGATCTGCCGCGAATCCTGGCCAAAGAAATGTCGACAGGCTTCCTCATCGCCGCGACGATGGCCGCAGCCGCCATCATCCGCGCATGGACGCTGGGGGTCGGGCCGGAAGTCACCGTCACGGTGTCGTTGACGGTCGCCGCAATCGTGCTGTGGGCATCGCTCGTGGCCTCGGTGCTGCCGCCGTTGCTCAAGAAGTGCCGGGTGGATCCGGCGGTGGTGTCGGGGCCGATGATCGCCACGATCGTCGACGGCACCGGGCTGATCATCTATTTCCTGATCGCCCACGCCACACTGCCCCAACTCGCGGGGCTGTAG
- a CDS encoding bifunctional 3,4-dihydroxy-2-butanone-4-phosphate synthase/GTP cyclohydrolase II, whose protein sequence is MTRLDTVERAVADIAAGKAVVVIDDEDRENEGDLIFAAEKATPELVAFMVRYTSGYLCVPLSGEICDKLGLLPMYAVNQDKHGTAYTITVDAKVGVGTGISAADRATTMRLLADPTSVSEDFTKPGHVVPLRAKDGGVLRRPGHTEAAVDLARLAGLQPAGAICEIVSQKDDGSMAQTDELRVFADEHDLALISIADLIEWRRKHEKHIERIAEARIPTRHGEFRAVGYSSIYEEVEHVALVRGDIAGPENDGHDVLVRVHSECLTGDVFGSRRCDCGPQLDAALAMVAREGRGIVLYMRGHEGRGIGLMHKLQAYQLQDAGADTVDANLELGLPADARDYGIGAQILVDLGVRSMRLLTNNPAKRVGLDGYGLHIIERVPLPVRANAENIRYLMTKRDRMGHDLTGLDDFDEVVPGDLGGAL, encoded by the coding sequence ATGACGAGGCTGGACACCGTCGAACGGGCGGTCGCCGATATCGCCGCGGGCAAGGCCGTCGTCGTCATCGATGACGAAGACCGCGAGAACGAGGGCGACCTCATCTTCGCCGCCGAGAAGGCGACACCGGAACTGGTCGCGTTCATGGTCCGCTACACGTCCGGTTATTTGTGCGTCCCGCTGTCCGGCGAGATTTGCGACAAGCTCGGCCTGCTGCCGATGTACGCGGTCAACCAGGATAAGCACGGCACCGCTTACACCATCACCGTCGACGCCAAAGTTGGTGTGGGGACCGGGATTTCGGCCGCAGACCGGGCGACGACCATGCGCCTGCTGGCCGATCCGACCAGCGTTTCGGAGGATTTCACCAAGCCCGGCCACGTTGTTCCGTTGCGCGCCAAGGATGGTGGCGTGCTGCGCCGGCCCGGCCATACCGAGGCCGCCGTCGACCTGGCTCGGCTGGCTGGCCTGCAACCCGCCGGTGCCATCTGCGAGATCGTCAGTCAGAAAGACGACGGCTCGATGGCGCAGACCGACGAGCTGCGGGTTTTCGCCGACGAACACGACCTGGCCCTGATCTCGATCGCCGACCTCATCGAGTGGCGCCGCAAGCATGAGAAGCACATCGAGCGGATCGCCGAAGCGCGGATCCCGACGCGGCACGGGGAATTCCGGGCGGTCGGCTACTCCAGCATCTACGAAGAGGTGGAGCACGTCGCACTGGTCAGGGGCGATATCGCCGGGCCGGAGAACGACGGCCACGACGTCCTCGTGCGGGTGCACTCAGAATGTCTGACCGGCGATGTGTTCGGCTCGCGGCGCTGTGACTGCGGTCCGCAGCTGGATGCCGCGCTGGCGATGGTGGCCCGGGAGGGCCGCGGCATCGTTCTCTACATGCGCGGCCACGAAGGTCGCGGCATCGGCCTGATGCACAAGCTGCAGGCCTATCAGCTGCAGGACGCCGGCGCCGACACCGTCGACGCCAACCTTGAGCTCGGGCTGCCCGCCGACGCCCGCGACTACGGGATCGGCGCCCAGATTCTGGTGGATCTGGGGGTGCGCTCGATGCGGCTGCTGACCAACAACCCGGCCAAGCGGGTGGGTCTGGACGGCTACGGGCTGCACATCATCGAGCGGGTTCCGCTGCCGGTGCGAGCCAACGCCGAGAACATCCGCTACCTGATGACCAAGCGTGACCGGATGGGTCACGACCTGACCGGACTCGACGACTTCGACGAGGTCGTGCCGGGCGATCTCGGGGGAGCGCTGTGA
- the ribH gene encoding 6,7-dimethyl-8-ribityllumazine synthase — MSGGAGVPDFPEMDASDVSLAIVASTWHSKICNALLDGARRVAEDSGVPSPTVVRVLGAIEIPVVAQELARTHDAVVALGVVIRGQTPHFDYVCDAVTQGLTRVSLDASTPVANGVLTTNDEEQALDRAGLPGSAEDKGAQAAAAALSTALTLRHLRRA, encoded by the coding sequence ATGAGCGGAGGAGCGGGCGTCCCGGATTTCCCGGAGATGGACGCCTCGGACGTGTCGTTGGCGATCGTTGCCAGCACCTGGCACTCGAAAATCTGTAACGCGCTGCTCGACGGCGCCCGTCGAGTGGCCGAGGATTCCGGGGTGCCGAGTCCGACGGTCGTCCGGGTGCTCGGTGCCATCGAAATCCCGGTCGTAGCACAGGAACTCGCCCGTACCCATGACGCGGTTGTCGCGCTTGGTGTCGTGATCCGTGGTCAGACACCACATTTCGACTATGTCTGCGACGCCGTCACCCAGGGTTTGACCCGGGTCTCGCTGGATGCCTCGACGCCGGTGGCGAACGGAGTGCTCACCACCAACGACGAGGAGCAGGCGCTCGACCGCGCCGGGCTACCCGGTTCGGCCGAGGACAAGGGCGCCCAAGCCGCCGCCGCCGCGCTGTCGACCGCACTGACGCTGCGCCACCTACGCAGGGCATGA
- a CDS encoding PH domain-containing protein produces MTTANSDWDVVLRPRRTPYVAYIVAFVIATAGIVVGFLLKIRYTGAFIQTADQVSMAVLGVILAAAILLLATPRVRVGPAGVGVRNILTERVVPWSDVVGVSFPQGARWARLDLADYEYVPVLAVQAIDGDRAVAAMDTLRTLLTKYRPDITGS; encoded by the coding sequence ATGACCACGGCGAACAGCGACTGGGATGTGGTGCTGCGGCCCCGCCGGACGCCGTACGTCGCCTACATCGTGGCCTTCGTCATCGCCACGGCCGGCATCGTGGTCGGTTTCCTGCTCAAGATTCGCTACACCGGGGCCTTCATCCAGACCGCCGATCAGGTGTCGATGGCTGTCCTCGGGGTGATTCTGGCTGCCGCGATCCTGCTGCTGGCGACCCCGCGGGTGCGGGTCGGCCCGGCCGGTGTCGGGGTGCGAAACATCCTGACCGAGCGGGTTGTCCCGTGGAGCGATGTGGTCGGTGTGTCGTTCCCGCAGGGCGCCCGGTGGGCCCGGTTGGACCTGGCTGACTACGAGTACGTCCCGGTATTGGCCGTCCAGGCGATCGACGGTGACCGCGCGGTGGCGGCGATGGACACCCTGCGCACGCTGCTCACCAAGTACCGGCCCGACATCACCGGATCGTGA
- a CDS encoding GNAT family N-acetyltransferase, which translates to MTRITRLTESDWEQFAELRLRALTDTFGAADQQYLVEARFTAADWRRRLRDHAQFVVVLAGRPVGMVAAYQESTETAYVYSLWVDPVARGRGFGRRLVVAALDWARRRGVRTATLRMAPDNTAARTVYEGLGFTEVPTGGAAGEVVMRLTIR; encoded by the coding sequence ATGACGCGGATCACCCGCCTCACCGAGTCGGACTGGGAGCAGTTCGCCGAACTTCGACTGCGGGCACTCACCGACACGTTCGGCGCAGCGGACCAGCAATACCTTGTCGAGGCGCGCTTCACCGCCGCCGACTGGCGCAGGCGGCTGCGCGATCACGCCCAGTTCGTGGTGGTCCTGGCCGGTCGGCCCGTCGGCATGGTCGCCGCCTACCAGGAGAGCACTGAGACGGCCTACGTGTACTCACTGTGGGTCGACCCCGTGGCGCGCGGGCGCGGGTTTGGCCGCCGCCTGGTGGTCGCGGCGCTGGACTGGGCGCGCCGGCGCGGGGTGCGCACCGCGACACTGCGCATGGCCCCCGACAACACCGCGGCGCGCACGGTGTACGAGGGCCTCGGATTCACCGAAGTGCCCACCGGCGGCGCCGCGGGCGAAGTGGTGATGAGACTCACGATCCGGTGA
- the uvrC gene encoding excinuclease ABC subunit UvrC, with protein MPDPATYRPAPGSIPVEPGVYRFRDPHGRVIYVGKAKSLRSRLTSYFQDISALHPRTRQMVTTAAKVEWTVVNTEVEALQLEYNWIKEFDPRFNVRYRDDKSYPVLAVTLNEEYPRLFVYRGPRRKGVRYFGPYSHAWAIRETLDLLTRVFPARTCSAGVFKRHSQIERPCLLGYIDKCSAPCVGRVSAEEHRKIVMDFCDFLSGKTDRFARELEHQMNAASAELEFERAARLRDDIAALKRALEKQAVVLGDGTDADVVAFADDDLEAAVQVFHVRGGRVRGQRGWVVEKPGDPGDSAEAQLVEQFLTQFYGEQAELGGAADEATNPVPREVLVPCLPPNADELGDWLSGLRGSRVVLRVPQRGDKKALAETVHRNAQEALQQHKLKRAGDFTARSAALQNIQESLGLADAPLRIECVDISHVQGTDVVASLVVFEDGLPRKSDYRHFAIREAAGQGRSDDVASIAEVTRRRFTRHVQEQQRPIEEFSARFDVAGPAAPQLDVAGPAAPPGKSRKFAYPPNLYVVDGGAPQVNAAQAVLDDLGVTDVAVIGLAKRLEEVWVPMETDPVILPRNSEGLYLLQRVRDEAHRFAITYHRSKRSKRMTASALDAVPGLGDIRRKALVTHFGSLARLRQASVEEITSVPGIGAATAAAVLEALGVTVDSVGSAAQGDAVSEDQSAEQATR; from the coding sequence GTGCCCGATCCCGCCACGTACCGCCCGGCGCCCGGGTCGATTCCAGTCGAGCCGGGGGTCTATCGATTCCGGGATCCGCACGGCCGAGTGATCTACGTCGGCAAGGCCAAGAGCCTGCGTAGCCGGCTGACGTCGTACTTCCAGGACATCTCCGCCCTGCACCCGCGCACTCGTCAGATGGTGACCACGGCGGCCAAAGTCGAGTGGACGGTGGTCAACACCGAGGTCGAGGCGCTGCAGCTGGAATACAACTGGATCAAGGAGTTCGACCCGCGGTTCAACGTCCGATACCGCGACGACAAGTCCTATCCGGTGCTGGCCGTCACGCTCAACGAGGAGTACCCGCGGCTGTTCGTCTACCGCGGGCCGCGGCGTAAGGGCGTCCGCTACTTCGGCCCGTACTCGCATGCCTGGGCCATCCGGGAAACCCTCGACCTGCTGACCCGGGTGTTTCCCGCCCGCACCTGCTCGGCCGGAGTGTTCAAGCGGCACAGCCAAATCGAACGTCCGTGCTTGCTGGGCTACATCGATAAATGCTCGGCACCGTGCGTCGGCCGGGTCAGCGCCGAAGAGCACCGCAAGATCGTCATGGATTTCTGCGACTTCCTGTCCGGCAAGACCGACCGCTTTGCCCGCGAACTGGAACACCAGATGAACGCGGCGTCGGCCGAGCTCGAATTCGAACGGGCCGCCCGGCTGCGCGACGATATCGCCGCACTCAAGCGTGCGCTGGAGAAGCAGGCCGTCGTGCTCGGCGACGGCACCGACGCCGACGTCGTCGCGTTCGCCGACGATGACCTGGAGGCCGCCGTTCAGGTCTTCCATGTCCGCGGTGGCCGGGTGCGTGGCCAGCGCGGCTGGGTGGTCGAAAAGCCCGGAGATCCAGGCGATTCCGCAGAGGCCCAGCTGGTCGAGCAGTTCCTCACTCAGTTCTACGGTGAGCAGGCCGAATTGGGCGGCGCCGCAGACGAAGCCACCAACCCGGTGCCGCGCGAGGTGCTGGTGCCGTGCCTGCCGCCCAACGCCGACGAGCTAGGCGATTGGCTTTCGGGGTTGCGCGGCTCGCGGGTTGTGCTGCGGGTGCCGCAGCGCGGCGACAAGAAGGCACTTGCCGAGACGGTGCACCGCAATGCCCAGGAGGCGCTGCAGCAGCACAAGCTCAAGCGCGCTGGCGACTTCACCGCCAGATCGGCTGCGCTGCAGAATATTCAGGAATCCCTGGGACTGGCCGATGCGCCGTTGCGCATCGAGTGCGTCGACATCAGCCACGTCCAGGGCACCGATGTGGTGGCCTCCCTGGTGGTGTTCGAGGATGGCCTGCCGCGCAAGTCGGACTATCGGCATTTCGCGATCCGCGAGGCCGCCGGCCAGGGCCGTTCCGACGACGTGGCCTCGATCGCGGAGGTGACCCGCCGCCGCTTCACCCGTCACGTCCAGGAGCAGCAGCGGCCCATTGAGGAATTCTCTGCTCGCTTCGATGTCGCCGGCCCGGCGGCTCCGCAGCTCGATGTCGCCGGCCCAGCGGCTCCGCCAGGCAAGTCCCGCAAGTTCGCCTACCCGCCCAACCTTTACGTCGTCGACGGGGGTGCCCCTCAGGTCAATGCCGCCCAGGCGGTGCTCGACGACCTCGGTGTCACCGATGTCGCCGTCATCGGTTTGGCCAAACGCCTCGAGGAGGTGTGGGTGCCCATGGAAACAGATCCGGTCATTCTGCCCAGGAACAGTGAGGGCCTCTACTTGCTGCAGCGGGTCCGCGACGAAGCCCATCGCTTCGCGATCACCTACCACCGCAGCAAGCGGTCCAAGCGAATGACGGCCTCGGCGCTGGACGCGGTACCCGGGCTCGGGGACATCAGGCGCAAGGCGCTGGTGACCCACTTCGGGTCGCTGGCCAGGCTGCGGCAGGCCAGTGTCGAGGAGATCACCTCGGTGCCGGGGATCGGGGCCGCGACCGCCGCCGCGGTGCTGGAAGCGCTAGGCGTGACTGTGGATTCGGTGGGATCGGCTGCGCAGGGCGACGCCGTCAGTGAAGATCAGTCTGCTGAACAGGCGACGCGATGA
- the rapZ gene encoding RNase adapter RapZ, with product MTENSTGEHMHTGATGEESGIDVVLVTGLSGAGRGTAAKVLEDLGWYVADNLPPELIARMVDFGLAAGSRITQLAVVMDVRSRGFTGDLDWVRNELATRDIHPRVLFMEASDDILVRRYENNRRSHPLQGNQTLAEGLAAERTMLAPVRASADLVIDTSTLSVRALRESIERAFGGEAVAQTSVTVESFGFKYGLPMDADMVMDVRFLPNPHWVDELRPHTGQHPAVRDYVLGQPGAAEFLQTYHQLLRLVVDGYSREGKRYMTVAIGCTGGKHRSVAMAEALAGLLEHNEQLSVRVLHRDLGRE from the coding sequence ATGACAGAAAACAGCACAGGCGAACACATGCACACCGGAGCGACCGGTGAAGAATCGGGTATCGATGTGGTGTTGGTGACAGGCCTGTCAGGGGCCGGCCGGGGCACCGCGGCGAAGGTGCTCGAAGATCTCGGCTGGTATGTCGCCGACAACCTGCCGCCCGAACTCATCGCCCGGATGGTGGACTTCGGCCTCGCCGCCGGCTCGCGGATCACCCAGCTGGCGGTGGTGATGGACGTGCGGTCCCGGGGTTTCACCGGTGACCTGGACTGGGTGCGCAACGAGCTGGCGACCCGCGACATCCACCCGCGCGTGCTGTTCATGGAGGCCTCCGACGACATCCTGGTGCGCCGGTACGAGAACAATCGGCGCAGTCATCCGCTGCAGGGAAACCAGACCCTGGCGGAGGGCCTTGCCGCGGAGCGGACGATGCTGGCCCCGGTGCGGGCATCGGCGGATCTGGTCATCGACACCTCGACTCTGTCGGTGCGCGCCTTGCGGGAGAGCATCGAGCGGGCCTTTGGTGGGGAAGCTGTCGCGCAGACCAGCGTGACCGTCGAGTCGTTCGGCTTCAAGTACGGCCTGCCGATGGACGCCGATATGGTGATGGACGTCCGCTTCCTGCCCAATCCGCACTGGGTCGACGAGCTCCGGCCGCACACCGGCCAGCATCCTGCGGTTCGTGATTACGTCCTGGGCCAACCTGGTGCCGCGGAGTTTCTGCAGACCTACCATCAGCTGCTGAGGCTCGTCGTTGACGGCTACAGCAGGGAAGGGAAGCGATACATGACCGTGGCCATCGGCTGCACCGGCGGCAAGCACCGCAGTGTCGCCATGGCCGAAGCGCTCGCCGGACTGCTGGAGCACAACGAGCAACTGTCCGTGCGCGTGCTGCACCGGGATCTGGGTCGCGAATGA
- the yvcK gene encoding uridine diphosphate-N-acetylglucosamine-binding protein YvcK, with translation MSRIVALGGGHGLYATLSAARRLTPHITAVVTVADDGGSSGRLRSELDIVPPGDLRMALAALASDSPHGRLWATILQHRFGGSGALAGHPIGNLLLAGLNEVLADPVAALDELGRILGVMGRVLPMCPIALQIEADVSGLDGDPRMSRVIRGQVAVATTPGKVRRVRLLPGDPPATRQAIDAIMTADLVVLGPGSWFTSVIPHVLVPELAAALKATTASRALVLNLAAEPGETAGFSAERHLHVLAQHAPGFVVDEIIVDAARVPSDRERDQLRRTASQLEASVRFADVSRPGTPLHDPAKLAAALDGVRSRNTIPAASSLPSAASMPAGGTRQGDGVQGTAGNGPRGDDPWR, from the coding sequence ATGAGTCGTATCGTCGCCCTCGGTGGTGGACACGGATTGTATGCGACGCTATCGGCGGCGCGCCGCCTCACGCCCCATATCACTGCGGTGGTGACCGTCGCCGACGATGGCGGATCGTCGGGACGGTTGCGCAGTGAGCTCGACATTGTGCCCCCGGGTGATCTGCGAATGGCATTGGCCGCCTTGGCTTCTGACAGTCCGCACGGTCGGCTATGGGCGACCATCCTGCAGCACCGGTTCGGTGGCAGCGGCGCGTTGGCCGGGCACCCGATCGGCAACCTGTTGCTCGCGGGGCTCAATGAGGTGCTGGCCGATCCGGTGGCCGCGCTCGACGAACTGGGCCGGATCCTGGGCGTCATGGGCAGGGTCCTGCCGATGTGCCCGATCGCCCTGCAGATCGAAGCCGACGTGTCGGGTCTGGACGGCGACCCGAGGATGAGCCGGGTGATCCGCGGTCAGGTGGCGGTGGCCACCACCCCGGGCAAGGTGCGTCGGGTGCGTCTGCTGCCCGGCGATCCGCCGGCGACCCGCCAGGCGATCGATGCCATCATGACCGCCGATCTGGTGGTGTTAGGCCCGGGTTCCTGGTTCACCAGTGTGATCCCGCACGTGCTGGTGCCGGAACTGGCGGCCGCGCTGAAAGCCACCACCGCGAGCCGCGCCCTGGTGCTGAACCTGGCCGCCGAGCCGGGGGAGACTGCCGGCTTCTCCGCCGAGCGTCACTTGCACGTTCTGGCCCAGCATGCGCCGGGATTCGTCGTCGACGAGATAATAGTGGACGCCGCTCGTGTCCCGTCTGACCGGGAGCGTGACCAACTTCGGCGCACCGCAAGCCAGCTGGAAGCTTCAGTTCGGTTTGCTGACGTCTCAAGACCTGGTACACCTTTACATGACCCGGCGAAGCTGGCTGCAGCGCTTGACGGTGTGCGTAGTCGGAATACGATTCCCGCGGCATCTTCCCTCCCGTCTGCTGCGTCCATGCCAGCTGGAGGGACTCGACAGGGGGATGGGGTGCAGGGAACTGCTGGCAACGGACCGAGAGGTGACGACCCGTGGCGATGA